The Plasmodium reichenowi strain SY57 chromosome 2, whole genome shotgun sequence DNA segment taatacattatataatatatataaagaaaataagCATAACTCGTcatcaaaaaaaaaccaGTTGATAATATCTGATGAAgaagaatatttatatattaacgaaataaaaaatatgaaaaatacACAACATGATAATGATACAATTGAAgatgatatattaattaaaacCATACCATTTCCaacttttcttttttccgataatattaaaaaaacaaaagatataaatgaagataaaagaaaaacaaattttaataataatgatgaagataaagaaaatgataatataaataacaatGATATAGATGCTATAAATGAATTTGAAATTACAGAAAATAATTCTGTGAACACATtaaattttgaaaaaatatatcttgAAAATGATGGTATCTTATTATTAGatataaatgattataACGTATTTATAGATGATccttataatttttctatacaaaataaaaatagtactatcttatttgaaaaatatgattttttttctaGACATTCAACATATTTATCTTCAAATACTTTGAGTAAATATGTtgtagaaaataaaaacatggatcatatatataaactatataatcatataacagatataataaataaaaatatatgtttcgatatttttttatttaaacaagatttttttgattatgatttttctttaggtatattaaaaaataaaaaatctattctgaaaaaatttaagcaacaacaaaaaaaattacatcttttagaagaaaatacacatatggataatcatattaataataatcatcatTTACAAAGATATGATTTAAATAGACCCCTGCctaattattatatgttacattgttacaatataaaaaattatcaaGACTTCTTTAGATACATGCAACCAAATTATATACTTGAAATAATGAAACGTGACATAATcaaacaaatatataacacaAATCAACAACAAAGGCCTGTACAAAATGAAGCAGATGGGATATataatgaacaaaaaaaaaatgataataaagaaaataatattgaagTTCCACAATATAAGGATAATACAAAATGTTATGATAATCcattttatcattatattatttctaataatataatcCAGTTGGATCATATGAttgatgatgatgatgattatgatgatatgatatattttgatgaatatttttataaaagcCTCATTTCATAcaatacaaatataaacGATCTTGATAAAAACACAAACAATAATCAAACTAATGATgaaacaaatattataaacaatatgaaagatgaaaaacaaaaaaattcgcttatatattcaaatattAACAATTTCTCAAATGAtcaaaaattatttaatcaaataaaaattccAGAATTATATATCCAAAAATTAGGGTTGAATTTTTCATACTACCATCTAGAACCATTAATATACAATTTCATAAAAAcacttaaaaaaaaaaatgattttgaaaaatttttttcGGTGAACCTTTTTGATGACAAACCTATATATGAATTTGACATTTTAAGAGATGATGAGTATGACgaacaaaaaaatgaagataataaaaatgatatagaacaaaataataactttcaaaatattacagataaaaatatattaaatgatgaaaTGGATAATATACCTATAGCTATTTTCGAAAACGACCATCTCGAcaatacatttattatgaATGACGACCAAGAATTGCAAGACAGGTAACAAAAGGAGGCAAATGTATATggtataattatatatatatatgtattaacccatatgtatattcattttttttattttatattccCTTTTGTAGAGTCAGCAAGTGGAATGCCTTTCTGGAGCAAAAACTCGAAATTCTGAAAAGGCAACCAAAATACGATGTGGATCTTTATAAgaagaatattattaactatacaataaataacggtgaaaacatattatttactaAACTTATTAAGAATAAAGACAAATTTGAAATATCAAGAAATTTTTTAACGACACTTATGTTAATTAATGCagatatattaaacataaaaaaaattaataaacataaaaaatcTAACAATGTAAGTAATTATgaaatacatataaaaaaggaaaacCTACAACAATATCTGAGCATCTCAAAGCAAGTTCAAAATAAATCTTTTCTAAttaaagagaaaaaaagaaaaaaaaataaagaacaTCTCACAAATGGTATGAAAGATaccttaaaaaaaaagcaaaaaatatgaaagTAATAGGAAAAGAACCAACAGCAATtaacacaaaaaaaaaatatatatatatatatatatatatataaatataataatatataaataaatatatcaatatataaataaatatatcaatatataaataaatatatcaatatataaataaatatatcaatatatatatattttttttttttttttttgtgtatCCTTTATATTACAACAAAACACATTTAAAAATAGGATGATTATATACATTCATTCCATACTTGAAcacacaaatatatttaatccattaatgttttaatattttaaattttcctttttttctgtttatataacttattaattatcaaatatgtacaaaaaaataaaaaaaaaataaatatatataatatatatatatatatatatatgttttacaaaataaagaaaaaataaatttatgtttgtctaaataaaaaatgtacaCTAATTATGTGCACACAATTAAAGGTCTACAAtttgaaaattttataaaaaaataaaaaggtaaaaatattaaaaaacaaagaagaaattcttaaattataatcaacaaaaaatataatataataaaataaatataacatatatataatatatatatatatatatatatatatacacttatcatataattttaaaaaaagataatatcAGATTATACAAAACCTTAAAAAAGTCAGAATATCTAATTTgagaataaatataattattttttaacaaaTAATCAAAGTTGAAACATTTGTTATCAAATTCagattttaataaaatatttttttgtaaagaacataaattatcatcataGAATGTTTTGTGTTTTAAAGGAAATGTgaatatattctttttattatttttactaaatatattaaaatcGAAAAATAgctttttaaaaaatattttcataatacCTAAAAAACCAATAACATTACATGTATTATGATCATCTGTAGCTAGcttgaaatatatttgtaaaatattttttaaattatctaaattattatgttctAAAAAAAGCGCTTTATAATAAAGTGATTGGTGATTATCTTCATCTGAATTCCTTATTAAGAATTGTAATTCCTTTCTTTTACTTTTTATGGTAAATTCATCACCTTCTCGATATTTCTTAATCAAATTAATTCCTGACTTTTTATGTCCATAATAAGCtgaatatatatcataatattgTTTACAAACTTCAcaattttttgaaaaacTTTGAATTTcatcaaatatattagatgaatatttctttttataattaaatatttctttcatgtctatattttctaaaaaAACCGAGTATCTAGAAAATTCAGATTCAtacaaattttttatattat contains these protein-coding regions:
- a CDS encoding hypothetical protein (conserved Plasmodium protein, unknown function); the encoded protein is MSTTDELNLLIQNLQKCNNTNECINFDLSSTIQGFLNCLDRNVLENIDKGLGENEYEKEVVDNFTSAAIFVENCVKIFSQKIEHLHNLAHNTLYNIYKENKHNSSSKKNQLIISDEEEYLYINEIKNMKNTQHDNDTIEDDILIKTIPFPTFLFSDNIKKTKDINEDKRKTNFNNNDEDKENDNINNNDIDAINEFEITENNSVNTLNFEKIYLENDGILLLDINDYNVFIDDPYNFSIQNKNSTILFEKYDFFSRHSTYLSSNTLSKYVVENKNMDHIYKLYNHITDIINKNICFDIFLFKQDFFDYDFSLGILKNKKSILKKFKQQQKKLHLLEENTHMDNHINNNHHLQRYDLNRPLPNYYMLHCYNIKNYQDFFRYMQPNYILEIMKRDIIKQIYNTNQQQRPVQNEADGIYNEQKKNDNKENNIEVPQYKDNTKCYDNPFYHYIISNNIIQLDHMIDDDDDYDDMIYFDEYFYKSLISYNTNINDLDKNTNNNQTNDETNIINNMKDEKQKNSLIYSNINNFSNDQKLFNQIKIPELYIQKLGLNFSYYHLEPLIYNFIKTLKKKNDFEKFFSVNLFDDKPIYEFDILRDDEYDEQKNEDNKNDIEQNNNFQNITDKNILNDEMDNIPIAIFENDHLDNTFIMNDDQELQDRKNIINYTINNGENILFTKLIKNKDKFEISRNFLTTLMLINADILNIKKINKHKKSNNVSNYEIHIKKENLQQYLSISKQVQNKSFLIKEKKRKKNKEHLTNGMKDTLKKKQKI